The genomic stretch CATGCAAATACGTTACGCCTCTGCCTAGACGACTCAAAATCGCATCACCAAGCTCTTTATGGTTGTCACTAATAATCCATACCGACTTCGACTCATCGAGACCTTTGATTGTAATATCAATCATTTTATAAGCAACATAGTATGCAAGAAGAGAATACATCGCACGATCAAAGCTAAATACAAAACCTGCGCTACCAAGAATAAAGAGGTTCGCAAACATGATGATTTCCCCTACTGAAAACGGAAGCTTTTTACTTGCTAGTATCGCAAGAATTTCCGTTCCATCAAGAGAACCACCAAAGCGAATCACAATCCCAACCCCAATTCCTAGAACAACCCCGCCAAATAAAGTAGCTAAAAGAATGTCATCTGTAAAAGCAGGCACAGGATGCAATAAAGCAGTCGAAATCGATAAAATCACAATGCCGTATAGCGTTGAAAAAGCAAACGTTTTTCCAATTTGTTTGTAGCCTATATAAATGAACGGAAGGTTTAGTACGAATAAGAAAATACCAAGGCTAATGCCACTTAAATGGGAGAGCATAATGGAAATACCAACAATTCCTCCATCAATAACTTGGTTCGGAACAAGAAAAACTTCCAGCCCAACAGCCATAATAATAGCACCTAATGTAATCATGAAGGTTCTTTTCGCTTTTTCCTGAAGCGGTGTTTTTTTATGAATTTTTGTTTCATTTATTAAATCTTCTAACGGCTTACTTTCACTCAAGATAGTGCCTCCTCTATTTTCCATCAGTTTTCTTATTTAAAATAAGACAAAATGAGGTCCACCACATGGTTGCCTAGCTCCGATGAGAGTAGGGATCATTCCCCAAATTGGAAGCAGTACAAGAACACCCCATCCAAAACATTCGAGCGCATTTTCCACCATGATGTTTTTTCTAACACTTTTTCCACCTCAACTATGAGTACAATCTGATACAAGCACGAGTATAATCGTGCGAGAACAAAATGATAATGACAAAGCTGTTGCCAGTTAGTTGAGTTTTTAAAGGAAGGTGATGAGGTAATTAGAGTGGACAGCAAAGACATTCAGAAAACCTCTGGCATCCGGAAAAATATCCATATTCATCAAATTTTTCTGAGGGTAAATAAGATGCTGCTGTACATCATGCTCGCTCGTAAAAGGAACAAAAGTACCAAACATCTTCTGTTTCTGAAGAGATACCGAGGAAGGATAAGAAATCATTTTTGCATCTGGAAGATAAGCGAATTCCGAGATTGTTGGTTTGTCAGCTGAATGATAATCATATTGACTTAACTCCTGTGCTGGGTAAATAAACACAAGAAAGCCGAACAAAACCACTAACAGTAAATATCTCATCGCATTCCCTCCTTCCGCTACCATACTTATCCACATCTTATTAATTTTATCACTGTATGAAAATAATTGTCCACAAGAAGGCAAAGGCATTACAGCCCAATCGACAAAACCTGCGTTTATTCGGGTGGTGACAGGCACCAAGCAACAAGCAACCAAGAACAGTCCAAGCACAGTCCAAGCACAGTCCAAGCACAGGCACCGCAAGCGACTAGGTCTTTCTCCTTAATTTATAATAATCTAATTGTAATCGTTAGAATGCTTCGTCTATTTCTCCTCCTATTTTCATCACGTCTACAATGTCCTCCAACTAACGCTTTATAAGTGTTTATAATGATAAAATCCCTCATAATTCGACATGATTCTTTTGATACCTTTCTGTAATTTTTACAAATTTATGAACATTTGAACAAGGCGCACTTTTTCTATTTCGCTTTAAATTGACAAATAATTTGCTAAAATGGGGAAGTTATTAAAAATTGGAGGTTTGATTATGGACACCACCATAGACGAAAAGCCGACGAAAAAAGGGAAGTTAAAACACCCTCCCGGCTTGTATCTTTTGTTTATCACAGAAATGTGGGAACGCTATAGCTTTTATGGGATGCGTTCGATACTCATTCTTTATTTAACTGCTGAGTTAATTAGCGGTGGACTAGGGATGGAGCAAGATAAAGCATTACTGCTTTACGGTATGTACACTGGTCTTGTTTATTTCACGCCATTAATTGGTGGTTATTTAACCGATAAATTCATTGGTTTACGCACAGCCATCACAATCGGCGGTATTACAATGGCCATCGGTGATTTTACACTGTTTGCTGTCCAAGAACAATGGGGACTTTATACCGGGTTACTGTTACTGATTGTTGGTAACGGATTTTTCAAACCGAACATTTCCACTCTTGTTGGAGAGCTATACAGTAAGAACGATAAGCGTAAAGATTCAGCGTTTACGATTTTCTATATGGGAATTAACCTTGGTGGTT from Bacillus sp. Cs-700 encodes the following:
- a CDS encoding YitT family protein, with the protein product MITLGAIIMAVGLEVFLVPNQVIDGGIVGISIMLSHLSGISLGIFLFVLNLPFIYIGYKQIGKTFAFSTLYGIVILSISTALLHPVPAFTDDILLATLFGGVVLGIGVGIVIRFGGSLDGTEILAILASKKLPFSVGEIIMFANLFILGSAGFVFSFDRAMYSLLAYYVAYKMIDITIKGLDESKSVWIISDNHKELGDAILSRLGRGVTYLHGEGAFSGDDKKVIFCVITRLEEAKLKDIVADHDDSAFLAMADIAEVRGGRFKKKDIH